Proteins from a genomic interval of Musa acuminata AAA Group cultivar baxijiao chromosome BXJ1-9, Cavendish_Baxijiao_AAA, whole genome shotgun sequence:
- the LOC135593587 gene encoding nuclear matrix constituent protein 1-like isoform X4 has translation MVDNAMPHPEELSFRGDGEDRDGEQMEAEVWRRIREAGFLDEAVLQRRDRRALVRRVLELEKEVERPHLFFSLSSMLYQYQYHMGLLLIEKKESAAKYKKLWQEMSEAVQIQKHMQAAHNVAVSEFEKKEEDMRRAMRFQRQSIVNLEKALNEMHAEVAEAKLESQKKLFELHALEATVEEKYLEAKGKLHSLNARLAEVSRKSSEIDRRLQDVEARECKVHKESSFFIIEKNTFEKDLAQQRKGLQAWEQELQDSQKKLARWHSFLNEREMEAHERCNTLKKKEQELEESWKTLEVFNDSIKLKEEDMFMRLRDLDAKEKEAVIKQELLEKKEKELLAIEDPLSNRESVDIQKIIDDDDSILESKKEEFELETEMNRRAVDEQLKRRMDVVANKEIILENRNKNIFKREQLLEREMRNLKNRETKDDMMLNDLKESIENENELRQERSKLEKERELFGERRLPLVEDLDQLYDEREGFGQWKHTEEERLRMENLEVLGHVQMDLVDSRLNEEAFKDKTAYQNKDDIELFIGENAHIAHEVDVYTMERNQEKVKETLHEKENDPNRRSNIVLNNCNTWSSPDESKILKLKEPEDLLQGEKKFFLGKKNEAGQITPRISQDNNDQVEEPATKGDYLLPPDEQLKACRNCGVEDGGESILSRENAEESDLEAHTSRMQRCSRLLNFSPDRITTERSDKSVCLHGEPLGHEDNLEPGPLPGDVDVFQWAQSTSGVQYSAIPERLNKDSDATKSFLEIADSSADIMKLYDNQKYMEKKPPFPFADEQKDREGCSVFPELDSVPQPSRQKQCDPDVRRSVFAENSCSVNALIDDANLGETPQSKRNEKSIYKEKGLFEDDSLEEGSFSDDQVELSDEEWYLSDEHETTSIELEEESAEAHSEDVSSLGCCSKMENSPETDIPGLKRYNFRLTTIARAVACRTKRKKREELEVTLECKVLKVFEHDGEEAQSHACDSESLSQK, from the exons atggtcgacaaCGCGATGCCGCATCCGGAGGAGCTGTCGTTTCGTGGTGATGGTGAGGATCGTGATGGAGAACAGATGGAGGCGGAGGTGTGGAGGCGGATTAGAGAGGCCGGGTTTCTCGATGAGGCTGTGTTGCAGAGGAGGGATAGGCGAGCACTCGTTCGAAGAGTACTTGAGCTTGAGAAAGAGGTTGAAAGGCCCCATCTTTTCTTCTCCTTATCATCAATG CTTTATCAGTACCAGTATCATATGGGGCTCCTTTTGATAGAGAAGAAGGAATCAGCTGCTAAATACAAAAAGCTATGGCAAGAAATGTCTGAGGCAGTGCAAATCCAAAAGCACATGCAAGCGGCACATAATGTTGCTGTTTCTGAATTTGAAAAGAAAGAGGAAGATATGAGGAGGGCCATGCGCTTTCAGAGGCAGTCCATTGTTAAT CTTGAGAAGGCTTTGAATGAGATGCATGCTGAAGTTGCTGAGGCTAAATTGGAATCTCAGAAAAAGTTGTTCGAATTGCATGCTCTTGAGGCCACTGTCGAAGAGAAATACTTGGAGGCTAAAGGAAAGCTACATTCTTTGAATGCCAGGCTAGCAGAAGTTAGTCGGAAAAGTTCCGAGATAGATAGAAGATTACAGGATGTGGAGGCTCGTGAGTGTAAAGTTCATAAAGAATCCTCATTCTTTATCATTGA AAAAAACACTTTTGAGAAGGATCTTGCACAACAAAGAAAGGGTTTGCAAGCTTGGGAACAGGAGCTGCAGGATAGTCAGAAGAAGCTTGCCAGGTGGCATAGCTTTCTAAATGAGAGAGAGATGGAGGCACATGAGAGATGCAACACTCTTAAGAAGAAAGAACAGGAACTTGAAGAGTCATGGAAGACCTTGGAGGTTTTCAATGATTCAATTAAATTGAAAGAAGAGGATATGTTCATGAGGCTTAGAGATTTAGATGCGAAAGAAAAG GAAGCTGTAATAAAGCAGGAGTTGTtagagaagaaagagaaagaattactTGCCATCGAAGATCCACTGAGCAATAGAGAAAGT GTGGACATCCAAAAAATCATTGATGACGATGATTCCATCTTAGAATCTAAAAAAGAAGAGTTTGAGCTGGAAACTGAGATGAATAGAAGAGCTGTTGATGAACAACTGAAAAGGAGAATGGATGTGGTGGCAAATAAGGAAATAATACTTGagaatagaaataaaaatattttcaagagagaacaacttttggagAGAGAAATGAGGAACCTGAAGAACAGAGAGACAAAAGATGACATGATGTTGAATGATTTGAAAGAATCAATTGAAAATGAAAACGAACTGAGACAGGAAAGGAGCAAACTTGAGAAGGAGCGGGAATTGTTCGGTGAGAGAAGATTGCCACTAGTAGAAGATTTAGACCAGCTCTATGATGAAAGAGAAGGGTTTGGTCAATGGAAACACACTGAAGAGGAGAGATTGAGAATGGAGAATTTGGAAGTGCTTGGTCATGTCCAAATGGATCTAGTAGATTCTAGATTGAATGAAGAGGCTTTCAAGGATAAAACAGCCTATCAGAATAAGGACGATATTGAACTGTTTATTGGTGAAAATGCTCATATTGCTCATGAAGTTGATGTCTACACTATGGAGAGGAAccaagagaaggttaaggaaacTCTGCATGAAAAGGAGAATGATCCTAACAGGAGAAGCAACATTGTACTAAACAATTGCAACACTTGGAGCAGTCCAGATGAGTCAAAGATTCTAAAGTTGAAAGAGCCAGAAGATCTGTTACAAGGTGAAAAAAAGTTCTTTCTTGGAAAGAAAAATGAAGCTGGTCAAATTACACCAAGAATAAGCCAGGACAATAATGATCAAGTAGAAGAACCTGCCACAAAAGGTGACTATTTGCTTCCACCAGATGAGCAGCTTAAGGCTTGCAGAAATTGTGGAGTCGAGGATGGAGGGGAGTCAATATTGTCTCGTGAGAATGCTGAAGAATCTGACCTGGAAGCACACACATCGCGTATGCAAAGATGTTCAAGATTATTGAACTTTTCTCCTGATAGAATAACCACAGAACGTAGTGACAAGTCTGTTTGTCTTCATGGAGAACCTTTAGGGCATGAAGACAACCTTGAACCTGGGCCATTGCCCGGAGATGTTGATGTTTTCCAGTGGGCTCAGTCTACTAGTGGAGTCCAGTACAGTGCAATACCAGAAAGATTAAACAAAGATAGTGATGCCACAAAATCTTTCCTTGAAATTGCAGATAGTTCTGCAGATATTATGAAGTTATATGATAACCAAAAGTATATGGAAAAAAAGCCTCCTTTTCCCTTTGCTGATGAACAAAAGGACAGGGAGGGATGTTCTGTCTTTCCTGAATTGGATTCTGTGCCTCAGCCTTCGAGACAGAAACAGTGTGATCCTGATGTGAGGAGGTCTGTATTTGCTGAAAATTCATGTTCTGTTAATGCACTTATTGATGATGCCAACCTTGGTGAGACTCCTCAAAGTAAACGCAATGAAAAGTCCATTTACAAAGAAAAAGGTCTTTTCGAAGATGATTCTCTTGAAGAAGGTTCTTTCAGTGATGATCAAGTAGAATTAAGTGATGAGGAGTGGTACCTTTCTGATGAACATGAAACGACGAGTATCGAGCTGGAAGAAGAATCTGCTGAAGCTCATTCTGAGGATGTATCATCACTAGGATGTTGCAGTAAAATGGAAAATTCCCCCGAGACAGATATCCCAGGACTAAAGCGCTATAATTTTAGACTCACCACAAT TGCGCGTGCAGTTGCATGTCGGACTAAACGAAAGAAGAGAGAAGAGCTTGAGGTGACGCTTGAATGCAAGGTACTGAAGGTTTTTGAGCATGATGGTGAAGAAGCTCAAAGTCATGCATGTGATAGCGAGAGCCTCTCTCAGAAGTGA
- the LOC135593587 gene encoding nuclear matrix constituent protein 1-like isoform X5, with product MVDNAMPHPEELSFRGDGEDRDGEQMEAEVWRRIREAGFLDEAVLQRRDRRALVRRVLELEKELYQYQYHMGLLLIEKKESAAKYKKLWQEMSEAVQIQKHMQAAHNVAVSEFEKKEEDMRRAMRFQRQSIVNLEKALNEMHAEVAEAKLESQKKLFELHALEATVEEKYLEAKGKLHSLNARLAEVSRKSSEIDRRLQDVEARECKVHKESSFFIIEKNTFEKDLAQQRKGLQAWEQELQDSQKKLARWHSFLNEREMEAHERCNTLKKKEQELEESWKTLEVFNDSIKLKEEDMFMRLRDLDAKEKEAVIKQELLEKKEKELLAIEDPLSNRESVDIQKIIDDDDSILESKKEEFELETEMNRRAVDEQLKRRMDVVANKEIILENRNKNIFKREQLLEREMRNLKNRETKDDMMLNDLKESIENENELRQERSKLEKERELFGERRLPLVEDLDQLYDEREGFGQWKHTEEERLRMENLEVLGHVQMDLVDSRLNEEAFKDKTAYQNKDDIELFIGENAHIAHEVDVYTMERNQEKVKETLHEKENDPNRRSNIVLNNCNTWSSPDESKILKLKEPEDLLQGEKKFFLGKKNEAGQITPRISQDNNDQVEEPATKGDYLLPPDEQLKACRNCGVEDGGESILSRENAEESDLEAHTSRMQRCSRLLNFSPDRITTERSDKSVCLHGEPLGHEDNLEPGPLPGDVDVFQWAQSTSGVQYSAIPERLNKDSDATKSFLEIADSSADIMKLYDNQKYMEKKPPFPFADEQKDREGCSVFPELDSVPQPSRQKQCDPDVRRSVFAENSCSVNALIDDANLGETPQSKRNEKSIYKEKGLFEDDSLEEGSFSDDQVELSDEEWYLSDEHETTSIELEEESAEAHSEDVSSLGCCSKMENSPETDIPGLKRYNFRLTTIARAVACRTKRKKREELEVTLECKVLKVFEHDGEEAQSHACDSESLSQK from the exons atggtcgacaaCGCGATGCCGCATCCGGAGGAGCTGTCGTTTCGTGGTGATGGTGAGGATCGTGATGGAGAACAGATGGAGGCGGAGGTGTGGAGGCGGATTAGAGAGGCCGGGTTTCTCGATGAGGCTGTGTTGCAGAGGAGGGATAGGCGAGCACTCGTTCGAAGAGTACTTGAGCTTGAGAAAGAG CTTTATCAGTACCAGTATCATATGGGGCTCCTTTTGATAGAGAAGAAGGAATCAGCTGCTAAATACAAAAAGCTATGGCAAGAAATGTCTGAGGCAGTGCAAATCCAAAAGCACATGCAAGCGGCACATAATGTTGCTGTTTCTGAATTTGAAAAGAAAGAGGAAGATATGAGGAGGGCCATGCGCTTTCAGAGGCAGTCCATTGTTAAT CTTGAGAAGGCTTTGAATGAGATGCATGCTGAAGTTGCTGAGGCTAAATTGGAATCTCAGAAAAAGTTGTTCGAATTGCATGCTCTTGAGGCCACTGTCGAAGAGAAATACTTGGAGGCTAAAGGAAAGCTACATTCTTTGAATGCCAGGCTAGCAGAAGTTAGTCGGAAAAGTTCCGAGATAGATAGAAGATTACAGGATGTGGAGGCTCGTGAGTGTAAAGTTCATAAAGAATCCTCATTCTTTATCATTGA AAAAAACACTTTTGAGAAGGATCTTGCACAACAAAGAAAGGGTTTGCAAGCTTGGGAACAGGAGCTGCAGGATAGTCAGAAGAAGCTTGCCAGGTGGCATAGCTTTCTAAATGAGAGAGAGATGGAGGCACATGAGAGATGCAACACTCTTAAGAAGAAAGAACAGGAACTTGAAGAGTCATGGAAGACCTTGGAGGTTTTCAATGATTCAATTAAATTGAAAGAAGAGGATATGTTCATGAGGCTTAGAGATTTAGATGCGAAAGAAAAG GAAGCTGTAATAAAGCAGGAGTTGTtagagaagaaagagaaagaattactTGCCATCGAAGATCCACTGAGCAATAGAGAAAGT GTGGACATCCAAAAAATCATTGATGACGATGATTCCATCTTAGAATCTAAAAAAGAAGAGTTTGAGCTGGAAACTGAGATGAATAGAAGAGCTGTTGATGAACAACTGAAAAGGAGAATGGATGTGGTGGCAAATAAGGAAATAATACTTGagaatagaaataaaaatattttcaagagagaacaacttttggagAGAGAAATGAGGAACCTGAAGAACAGAGAGACAAAAGATGACATGATGTTGAATGATTTGAAAGAATCAATTGAAAATGAAAACGAACTGAGACAGGAAAGGAGCAAACTTGAGAAGGAGCGGGAATTGTTCGGTGAGAGAAGATTGCCACTAGTAGAAGATTTAGACCAGCTCTATGATGAAAGAGAAGGGTTTGGTCAATGGAAACACACTGAAGAGGAGAGATTGAGAATGGAGAATTTGGAAGTGCTTGGTCATGTCCAAATGGATCTAGTAGATTCTAGATTGAATGAAGAGGCTTTCAAGGATAAAACAGCCTATCAGAATAAGGACGATATTGAACTGTTTATTGGTGAAAATGCTCATATTGCTCATGAAGTTGATGTCTACACTATGGAGAGGAAccaagagaaggttaaggaaacTCTGCATGAAAAGGAGAATGATCCTAACAGGAGAAGCAACATTGTACTAAACAATTGCAACACTTGGAGCAGTCCAGATGAGTCAAAGATTCTAAAGTTGAAAGAGCCAGAAGATCTGTTACAAGGTGAAAAAAAGTTCTTTCTTGGAAAGAAAAATGAAGCTGGTCAAATTACACCAAGAATAAGCCAGGACAATAATGATCAAGTAGAAGAACCTGCCACAAAAGGTGACTATTTGCTTCCACCAGATGAGCAGCTTAAGGCTTGCAGAAATTGTGGAGTCGAGGATGGAGGGGAGTCAATATTGTCTCGTGAGAATGCTGAAGAATCTGACCTGGAAGCACACACATCGCGTATGCAAAGATGTTCAAGATTATTGAACTTTTCTCCTGATAGAATAACCACAGAACGTAGTGACAAGTCTGTTTGTCTTCATGGAGAACCTTTAGGGCATGAAGACAACCTTGAACCTGGGCCATTGCCCGGAGATGTTGATGTTTTCCAGTGGGCTCAGTCTACTAGTGGAGTCCAGTACAGTGCAATACCAGAAAGATTAAACAAAGATAGTGATGCCACAAAATCTTTCCTTGAAATTGCAGATAGTTCTGCAGATATTATGAAGTTATATGATAACCAAAAGTATATGGAAAAAAAGCCTCCTTTTCCCTTTGCTGATGAACAAAAGGACAGGGAGGGATGTTCTGTCTTTCCTGAATTGGATTCTGTGCCTCAGCCTTCGAGACAGAAACAGTGTGATCCTGATGTGAGGAGGTCTGTATTTGCTGAAAATTCATGTTCTGTTAATGCACTTATTGATGATGCCAACCTTGGTGAGACTCCTCAAAGTAAACGCAATGAAAAGTCCATTTACAAAGAAAAAGGTCTTTTCGAAGATGATTCTCTTGAAGAAGGTTCTTTCAGTGATGATCAAGTAGAATTAAGTGATGAGGAGTGGTACCTTTCTGATGAACATGAAACGACGAGTATCGAGCTGGAAGAAGAATCTGCTGAAGCTCATTCTGAGGATGTATCATCACTAGGATGTTGCAGTAAAATGGAAAATTCCCCCGAGACAGATATCCCAGGACTAAAGCGCTATAATTTTAGACTCACCACAAT TGCGCGTGCAGTTGCATGTCGGACTAAACGAAAGAAGAGAGAAGAGCTTGAGGTGACGCTTGAATGCAAGGTACTGAAGGTTTTTGAGCATGATGGTGAAGAAGCTCAAAGTCATGCATGTGATAGCGAGAGCCTCTCTCAGAAGTGA
- the LOC135593587 gene encoding nuclear matrix constituent protein 1-like isoform X1: MHAPQKKGWFISKRAIPARGNWPAPPEPGNYGGVVPCKGEGREVMVGNAMPHPEELSFRRDGEDRDGEQMEAEVWRQIREAGFLDEVVLQRRDRRALVRRVLELEKENWHWQAAISSLHCLGTIYLRGSIKMLLQLILLFMEMSRIDVPSLYQYQYHMGLLLIEKKESAAKYKKLWQEMSEAVQIQKHMQAAHNVAVSEFEKKEEDMRRAMRFQRQSIVNLEKALNEMHAEVAEAKLESQKKLFELHALEATVEEKYLEAKGKLHSLNARLAEVSRKSSEIDRRLQDVEARECKVHKESSFFIIEKNTFEKDLAQQRKGLQAWEQELQDSQKKLARWHSFLNEREMEAHERCNTLKKKEQELEESWKTLEVFNDSIKLKEEDMFMRLRDLDAKEKEAVIKQELLEKKEKELLAIEDPLSNRESVDIQKIIDDDDSILESKKEEFELETEMNRRAVDEQLKRRMDVVANKEIILENRNKNIFKREQLLEREMRNLKNRETKDDMMLNDLKESIENENELRQERSKLEKERELFGERRLPLVEDLDQLYDEREGFGQWKHTEEERLRMENLEVLGHVQMDLVDSRLNEEAFKDKTAYQNKDDIELFIGENAHIAHEVDVYTMERNQEKVKETLHEKENDPNRRSNIVLNNCNTWSSPDESKILKLKEPEDLLQGEKKFFLGKKNEAGQITPRISQDNNDQVEEPATKGDYLLPPDEQLKACRNCGVEDGGESILSRENAEESDLEAHTSRMQRCSRLLNFSPDRITTERSDKSVCLHGEPLGHEDNLEPGPLPGDVDVFQWAQSTSGVQYSAIPERLNKDSDATKSFLEIADSSADIMKLYDNQKYMEKKPPFPFADEQKDREGCSVFPELDSVPQPSRQKQCDPDVRRSVFAENSCSVNALIDDANLGETPQSKRNEKSIYKEKGLFEDDSLEEGSFSDDQVELSDEEWYLSDEHETTSIELEEESAEAHSEDVSSLGCCSKMENSPETDIPGLKRYNFRLTTIARAVACRTKRKKREELEVTLECKVLKVFEHDGEEAQSHACDSESLSQK, encoded by the exons ATGCATGCGCCGCAGAAGAAGGGTTGGTTTATCTCGAAAAGGGCTATTCCAGCGAGGGGGAATTGGCCTGCCCCACCGGAACCTGGGAATTATGGCGGTGTGGTTCCTTGCAAGGGGGAAggtagagaggtgatggtcggcaACGCGATGCCGCATCCGGAGGAGCTGTCGTTTCGTCGTGATGGTGAGGATCGTGATGGAGAACAGATGGAGGCGGAGGTGTGGAGGCAGATTAGAGAGGCCGGGTTTCTCGATGAGGTCGTGTTGCAGAGGAGGGATAGGCGAGCACTCGTTCGAAGAGTACTGGAGCTTGAGAAAGAG AATTGGCATTGGCAAGCAGCCATTTCATCGTTGCATTGTCTTGGTACTATTTACCTGAGAGGCTCTATTAAAATGCTGCTACAACTGATCCTTCTGTTCATGGAAATGTCGAGGATTGATGTGCCTTCA CTTTATCAGTACCAGTATCATATGGGGCTCCTTTTGATAGAGAAGAAGGAATCAGCTGCTAAATACAAAAAGCTATGGCAAGAAATGTCTGAGGCAGTGCAAATCCAAAAGCACATGCAAGCGGCACATAATGTTGCTGTTTCTGAATTTGAAAAGAAAGAGGAAGATATGAGGAGGGCCATGCGCTTTCAGAGGCAGTCCATTGTTAAT CTTGAGAAGGCTTTGAATGAGATGCATGCTGAAGTTGCTGAGGCTAAATTGGAATCTCAGAAAAAGTTGTTCGAATTGCATGCTCTTGAGGCCACTGTCGAAGAGAAATACTTGGAGGCTAAAGGAAAGCTACATTCTTTGAATGCCAGGCTAGCAGAAGTTAGTCGGAAAAGTTCCGAGATAGATAGAAGATTACAGGATGTGGAGGCTCGTGAGTGTAAAGTTCATAAAGAATCCTCATTCTTTATCATTGA AAAAAACACTTTTGAGAAGGATCTTGCACAACAAAGAAAGGGTTTGCAAGCTTGGGAACAGGAGCTGCAGGATAGTCAGAAGAAGCTTGCCAGGTGGCATAGCTTTCTAAATGAGAGAGAGATGGAGGCACATGAGAGATGCAACACTCTTAAGAAGAAAGAACAGGAACTTGAAGAGTCATGGAAGACCTTGGAGGTTTTCAATGATTCAATTAAATTGAAAGAAGAGGATATGTTCATGAGGCTTAGAGATTTAGATGCGAAAGAAAAG GAAGCTGTAATAAAGCAGGAGTTGTtagagaagaaagagaaagaattactTGCCATCGAAGATCCACTGAGCAATAGAGAAAGT GTGGACATCCAAAAAATCATTGATGACGATGATTCCATCTTAGAATCTAAAAAAGAAGAGTTTGAGCTGGAAACTGAGATGAATAGAAGAGCTGTTGATGAACAACTGAAAAGGAGAATGGATGTGGTGGCAAATAAGGAAATAATACTTGagaatagaaataaaaatattttcaagagagaacaacttttggagAGAGAAATGAGGAACCTGAAGAACAGAGAGACAAAAGATGACATGATGTTGAATGATTTGAAAGAATCAATTGAAAATGAAAACGAACTGAGACAGGAAAGGAGCAAACTTGAGAAGGAGCGGGAATTGTTCGGTGAGAGAAGATTGCCACTAGTAGAAGATTTAGACCAGCTCTATGATGAAAGAGAAGGGTTTGGTCAATGGAAACACACTGAAGAGGAGAGATTGAGAATGGAGAATTTGGAAGTGCTTGGTCATGTCCAAATGGATCTAGTAGATTCTAGATTGAATGAAGAGGCTTTCAAGGATAAAACAGCCTATCAGAATAAGGACGATATTGAACTGTTTATTGGTGAAAATGCTCATATTGCTCATGAAGTTGATGTCTACACTATGGAGAGGAAccaagagaaggttaaggaaacTCTGCATGAAAAGGAGAATGATCCTAACAGGAGAAGCAACATTGTACTAAACAATTGCAACACTTGGAGCAGTCCAGATGAGTCAAAGATTCTAAAGTTGAAAGAGCCAGAAGATCTGTTACAAGGTGAAAAAAAGTTCTTTCTTGGAAAGAAAAATGAAGCTGGTCAAATTACACCAAGAATAAGCCAGGACAATAATGATCAAGTAGAAGAACCTGCCACAAAAGGTGACTATTTGCTTCCACCAGATGAGCAGCTTAAGGCTTGCAGAAATTGTGGAGTCGAGGATGGAGGGGAGTCAATATTGTCTCGTGAGAATGCTGAAGAATCTGACCTGGAAGCACACACATCGCGTATGCAAAGATGTTCAAGATTATTGAACTTTTCTCCTGATAGAATAACCACAGAACGTAGTGACAAGTCTGTTTGTCTTCATGGAGAACCTTTAGGGCATGAAGACAACCTTGAACCTGGGCCATTGCCCGGAGATGTTGATGTTTTCCAGTGGGCTCAGTCTACTAGTGGAGTCCAGTACAGTGCAATACCAGAAAGATTAAACAAAGATAGTGATGCCACAAAATCTTTCCTTGAAATTGCAGATAGTTCTGCAGATATTATGAAGTTATATGATAACCAAAAGTATATGGAAAAAAAGCCTCCTTTTCCCTTTGCTGATGAACAAAAGGACAGGGAGGGATGTTCTGTCTTTCCTGAATTGGATTCTGTGCCTCAGCCTTCGAGACAGAAACAGTGTGATCCTGATGTGAGGAGGTCTGTATTTGCTGAAAATTCATGTTCTGTTAATGCACTTATTGATGATGCCAACCTTGGTGAGACTCCTCAAAGTAAACGCAATGAAAAGTCCATTTACAAAGAAAAAGGTCTTTTCGAAGATGATTCTCTTGAAGAAGGTTCTTTCAGTGATGATCAAGTAGAATTAAGTGATGAGGAGTGGTACCTTTCTGATGAACATGAAACGACGAGTATCGAGCTGGAAGAAGAATCTGCTGAAGCTCATTCTGAGGATGTATCATCACTAGGATGTTGCAGTAAAATGGAAAATTCCCCCGAGACAGATATCCCAGGACTAAAGCGCTATAATTTTAGACTCACCACAAT TGCGCGTGCAGTTGCATGTCGGACTAAACGAAAGAAGAGAGAAGAGCTTGAGGTGACGCTTGAATGCAAGGTACTGAAGGTTTTTGAGCATGATGGTGAAGAAGCTCAAAGTCATGCATGTGATAGCGAGAGCCTCTCTCAGAAGTGA